Proteins encoded within one genomic window of Hevea brasiliensis isolate MT/VB/25A 57/8 chromosome 8, ASM3005281v1, whole genome shotgun sequence:
- the LOC110649986 gene encoding serine carboxypeptidase-like 13 translates to MLLKMSSSSGTGSVNLACLLFIFLLVLSANVAFSGTIVKYLPGFVGELPFTLETGYVTVGSSEMFYYFIESEGNPKEDPLLLWYSGGPGCSAFNGLIYEIGPLEFNISDYEGGLPSLSYYPYSWTKTASILFVDAPVGTGFSYSTTAEGWAVSDTSTGVQVYEFLKKWLIDHPQYLKLELFVGADSYSGISATLAIQNILDGNGYGREPHLNLKGYILGCPRIDGQIQENSKIIYAHRMALISDELYKATKNACNSDYYGVTSSDAACYENLQLIKKCIKDINKNDILEPKCTFASPDPVEESTRRSLRGNSADFIKSPVTIPEKWCHNFNYSLSYVWANDQSVQAALNVSQKTVRDWKRCNKSLDYDYDVTSVIDYHLNFTTKGLQALIYNGDHDFTIPNVGTQQWIKELDLTIVNDWRPWLVDGQVAGYTIKYSENGYRLTYATVKGAGHSPQEYKRRECYDMFDRFIHWYPL, encoded by the exons ATGCTCCTAAAAATGTCGTCCAGTTCCGGCACCGGCAGCGTAAATTTGGCATGTTTACTGTTCATCTTTTTATTGGTTTTATCTGCAAATGTTGCTTTCTCCGGCACCATTGTCAAGTATCTACCTGGATTTGTTGGTGAACTTCCCTTCACACTGGAAACTGG aTATGTGACTGTGGGGTCTTCAGAGATGTTCTACTATTTCATAGAATCAGAAGGCAACCCAAAAGAGGATCCTCTTTTGCTTTGGTACAGTGGAGGCCCTGGTTGTTCTGCATTCAACGGTCTAATTTATGAAATAG GTCCACTAGAATTCAACATCTCAGATTATGAAGGGGGCCTACCATCGTTGTCCTATTACCCATATTCATGGACAAAG ACTGCCAGCATATTATTTGTTGATGCCCCAGTTGGCACTGGCTTTTCCTATTCAACAACTGCTGAGGGTTGGGCTGTGTCAGACACTTCAACAGGAGTGCAAGTCTATGAGTTCCTCAAGAAG TGGTTGATTGATCATCCACAATACCTCAAACTGGAATTGTTTGTTGGCGCTGATTCATATTCAGGCATATCAGCTACATTGGCTATTCAAAATATTTTAGATG GCAATGGCTATGGACGAGAACCACACTTGAACCTGAAG GGTTACATTCTTGGATGCCCAAGAATAGATGGACAAATTCAAGAGAATTCAAAGATAATATATGCTCACAGGATGGCACTTATATCTGATGAACTTTATAAG GCAACTAAAAATGCTTGCAATTCAGATTACTATGGTGTAACCTCATCCGATGCAGCATGTTATGAAAATCTCCAACTAATCAAGAAG TGCATTAAGGATATAAACAAGAATGATATTCTAGAGCCTAAGTGCACGTTTGCATCTCCTGATCCTGTCGAAGAATCAACTCGAAGATCACTCAGAggaaattctgcagatttcatcAAGTCCCCTGTTACAATTCCTGAAAAATGGTGCCAT AACTTCAATTATTCTTTATCTTATGTGTGGGCAAATGATCAAAGTGTGCAAGCTGCTCTTAATGTCAGTCAG AAAACAGTAAGAGATTGGAAGAGATGCAACAAATCATTGGATTACGATTATGATGTCACcagtgtgattgattatcatctcAATTTTACTACTAAGGGATTGCAAGCTCTTATATATAA TGGAGATCATGACTTCACAATTCCAAACGTGGGCACCCAGCAATGGATAAAGGAACTAGACTTGACTATTGTTAATGACTGGCGACCATGGCTTGTTGATGGTCAAGTTGCAGG GTATACAATTAAGTATTCTGAAAATGGGTATCGGTTGACGTATGCAACTGTCAAG GGAGCAGGCCACTCACCTCAAGAATACAAGCGTAGGGAATGTTATGACATGTTTGATAGGTTTATTCATTGGTATCCTCTCTAG